A single window of Nicotiana sylvestris chromosome 3, ASM39365v2, whole genome shotgun sequence DNA harbors:
- the LOC104242796 gene encoding BOI-related E3 ubiquitin-protein ligase 1-like translates to MAIQAQLYSENLGFPLGVSQDLMENNSSGFNQFSFNPQQQQYYEYPQQHQQLQNLYQKDNQNSMQFVPKYNSSSAQTMPTFSQSLTSQLEKQNIEINRFISLQNERLRLTLQEQRKKQVALILRKYESKAQYLLKQKDEEIAKAANRTTELQVLLKRMEIEKQTWQRMAKEKEAMVMSLNNTIEQLKETACSSPNNRGTAEDAESSCHVAEEDKTEQQCGHEMMMCKSCNSRISCMIFLPCRHLCSCKYCDTFLHSCPVCNMLKKASIEALI, encoded by the exons ATGGCCATTCAAGCGCAGTTGTATTCGGAGAATCTTGGTTTTCCTTTAGGAGTTTCGCAGGATTTGATGGAGAATAATTCTAGTGGATTCAATCAGTTTTCTTTTAACCCTCAACAGCAGCAATATTACGAGTACCCACAACAGCATCAGCAGTTGCAAAATCTTTACCAAAAAGACAATCAGAATTCGATGCAATTCGTCCCAAAATATAACAGTAGTTCTGCACAAACAATGCCAACGTTTTCCCAGAGTCTAACTTCCCAGTTAGAGAAACAGAATATTGAGATCAATCGGTTCATCAGTTTACAG AACGAGAGATTGAGATTGACACTACAGGAGCAGAGAAAGAAACAAGTGGCATTAATCTTGAGAAAATACGAGTCAAAGGCACAGTATTTGCTAAAACAGAAAGACGAAGAAATTGCAAAGGCAGCAAACAGGACAACAGAGCTACAAGTTTTGTTGAAAAGAATGGAAATAGAGAAGCAAACATGGCAGAGAATGGCCAAAGAGAAAGAAGCAATGGTGATGTCACTTAACAACACGATTGAACAGTTAAAAGAGACTGCTTGTTCATCACCAAACAACAGAGGTACTGCTGAAGATGCAGAGTCTTCTTGTCATGTAGCAGAAGAAGATAAAACAGAACAACAGTGTGGACATGAGATGATGATGTGCAAAAGCTGCAATTCTAGGATATCGTGCATGATTTTCCTGCCTTGCAGACACCTATGTTCATGCAAATATTGTGACACTTTTCTCCACTCATGTCCTGTCTGTAATATGTTGAAGAAAGCTAGCATTGAAGCATTGATTTGA